One Oryzias latipes chromosome 21, ASM223467v1 genomic window, GTAAGTATAAGTCGGAGCCGTTTTGAATCCGTTCTTAGTTTAAAAATGGTGTAAtaataatgtaattttaagtTGTGTAtgtgtaaattgcattttgtattttgtagGTATTTAATTTCCAAGTGTACTTGTAAATTGACTATTGTAAGTACACAAAGTTACGCACAAAATGCATTGTATTAGTTACATATTAAGAAttacgcacacacaaatccTGTGGGTCTATCTTACTTGAGTGTTCTCCTTTAGCTGTTATTTACTGGTGTGACTGTCAGGGGTTTGGATAGGGACCAAAAGAAAACGAACAGGGTAAAGcacaaaaaggtttattttaggACTGAGGTAGGACAGGAAAGAGGATCCTCTGGGAGCACCACAGTAATTGACAAACAGGTGGAGCAGCAGTCTCTGCACAAAAGAAGAAAGTCATAATATGTCCAACCACATAGATGGATGATGACACGGAGTCTTACTTTTTTGGGCGTGTGGTGCCTCTATCACTGACACTTCCTGTTGCTTTGATTCTGCCAGTTGCACGCACACATCTTGGAGAGCATCAGCATGGACCCGCCCACTGGACTCCCTAGCCAATCATGATCTCGAATGGGACTCCCAGCCCTCTCCCCGCATCACACAGAAGACATTTTTGCTGTGAAGCATTGAATCCTAATTGAACCACATCAATGAACTGGGACGTAACGTGCCACAATGTATACCAAGTAACTATGACGGCGTATTAGCAGGGATAAAAGTAATTGGTTAGATTACTCCATTACTTAACTTTTAATGCCTTTAGTAATGCAGTTTAACTTAAACTGCAGTCCTACCAACACTGCCTGTGTGTAGCATTTAGCGGCAGACATGCAGCGATTTTTAACAGGATCCAGTCAGAATTGAAGGATAAACCCGCTGGACCTACAGTAGTAACAAAAATTAACAGATTTAAAGTCGGACAATATTTTTACAGACCGGCTTTTAAGACGTGGcggataaatacaacaaaatgaaTTAACATTAATTCAACCTTTGAACccattgtgtttttgtagtaTTAAAGAGCTTTAAGACTTAACTAAAGTCTTAAAGCATCATTATAAACTACTTCTAGTCTCTGAGggctaaaaaaaattctttattgcCCAGCCGTATTTAGAAAACTATATAATATGATTTGATGCAACATAgtgacaaatttttttttttttttacagaactagagttttatgaaaaaaaaaaaagtttagatcAATGATAAACATTGTGGAACTATAAGTATTTTCAGCAAATGTACCTAGACGTTTTTCCCAGCATAATATCTACAGAAAGTATTCTTGGTAGTTCCATCACAAAGTAGTTCAGTTCAAATATCAATTACCTTAAAGATAAGTttacaataaaattaaaaactaaattaattaaaatagcTGAACATGATcttgatttattcattcatttacatTTGACTGTAATCATCACTCCTTTTGAATGCTTAGTAGTACGGAGCccttgtcctgacattaagatattaaaatatatcttgttccctcagattaatatctcgttcgTACGAAATagtattccgttcccacaagatactactgtgttccctcgaaatactattccgttccctcgaaatattATCCCGTTCcttcgaaatgattaactcgtgtgaatgcaataattatttcgttcgaacgcaataattaatccgttcgaacgcaataattaatccgttcgaacgcaataattattcacgtcataagtcattcacgcggatatgctctctgtacgccggcaaaagccgctttcagcggtaacctccgggtctctgtgacccacattcgttcaaaaaaggaacatgaaaaacaaatatgatcactttattactgtctcaatgaatataagaaaaatataaaaagatttatgataactaggctgctttgtcatacaaTAGcgcctgctaggctactactagcatgtagcccaggggtcgggaacctttttggccaagagagccatagacgccacatattttgaaatgtaatttcgaaagagccatacaatgtagtgtccctttcccacactgaggcacggagacttaacctctttaatgttctttattctggttactgcagactgtaacaaacgccgtacaattaattcagcaactaaTTAATTCAacaatctctcccgccgagacgagaggcTCCTACCAattttatattcacctgctcccgctccagccctcccatttcccttattcggcccatagctgaaccccattggtccaaactacctaacaacaggctgagcgacagaactgagagccaatcagatctctgcttgatgcgttcattgaactccagaacttttaacgcggcccaacagccaagttaaactcagtccgcgacaatgtgtttaaaactaaatatagaagtgaatgtgtgcatttcatgtaatttcaacatttttaaagtacaataagtctgtggattcttttttataacattattatgctgttgctaataaatgatgagtatttctcgtggtagttttgctgattgcctagtctggttgatacgtggtgagtttctgcttcatgctggagttgagactttaaacgtgatcttaggtctgaatgttctgtagatgtgagaaagactgctcacatgcagacctggagccaaacatacactcacacgctgcagtgagtgacgggcagtgggttttacgtttttataatccctgcgcgattcacctgctgtccccacaacccctcaccctcagccccaccctctgctttcttcctcacacatcccgtccccgcaactgtgCGCTCTTTCtaagagacgggagcgcgcagttttaggcatggcaattcacaggtttccgggtggtacaagctctgtgaattaatagacaattgtaaacttatactagtgctggcgcagatttctctctccaagcaccgctactactgcgtgcctctggcatcgcatcgcgcccgagaaggactggtcaaatgaaagaaaaaaaaagtataattaaagatttgtctgcaagccacatgtgaccatcaaaagagccatatatggcttgcgagccataggttcccgacccctgatgtagcctaatagccttcgaatgtaaagcgactgactgctaaagttaataaaatacaagtcctgaatattatcattcctattcgaccctaaactacaatatcagctgtctgtctgtcaaccaaccagccagttgcccaaatgccggcatacatcaaaaagctctgcggcggagctagtagtagcctagcaggagtatcgtatgacaaagcagcttagttatcataaatcttttgatatttttcttatattcgttgagacagtaataaagtgatcatttttgtttttcatgttccttttttgaacaaattaatcatttcgagggaacgggatagtatttcgagggaacggaatagtatcttgtgggaacggaatagtattttgtacgaacgagatattaatctaagggaacaagatatattttaatatcttaatgtcaggacaaggGCTCCGTACTACTAAGCATTCAAAAGGAGCATTTTGAAAGAACAACTAACGACACAATCAAACCGTAATATACATGTGTGAGTTTGTATGTTCATGTTATTCATGTGTTGGAAGAATTTCACTTTTGCTTCAAACTTTATAAACTTCTCCATTCATATTTGTAAGGCTATGAAATTAGTTATCATTCTTTACCAGCCTTTAAATTGCAGCATATATAGGAAGAATGTTCTTCATGTGAGTTCTGCATAATAGGTGTTAACTATTTTGCCATTACAgtagttttcatttttctatttaaaaaaatgtaaaattacaacGAATTCTGGAAAGAATTTCGGACTATTACACtgtacatttaaataatttgttctATGATACATTTGCATCACTAGAGTCAGGCTGCAGTATTTGCAGAGTAACAATAAGTTTCACAGCTTTTCTGAACCAGGGGTAGAACAATGCATAAACCACAGGGTTAAAAGTAGAATTTAGGTAGAACAGAAAGACGGAGTACGATGCAAACGAGTTATTGAGCAAGTTGTCAGCTGCCAGAGAAATGCAATAATATGGGCAAAAACACATTAGAAATACAGCTATAAGAACACCAAGAGTCCTGGCTGCTTTCAGCTCTGATTTCCTGACTGTTTGAGTTGTTGGAGGCTGCAGTGTGACGGCTGTAACATGAGAGCGCATGGCACGAGCATGAGACACAGCCACCACAAACACTCTCATGTACAGAACCACAATCACAAAAACTGGAACAATAAAGCTTACAACAAGGTCTATAGTTCCTTCAATATAATCAACTGTAATCACACATTCCCCATAGCAGGAATTTGGTCTGCCTTGGCTTGCAAGGTCctccttcacaataaaagtgcCATAAAAAATAGAGCAGAGCCAACAAAGACAGACACCCAGCTTAACTCTTTTCTCTGTGATTTTGGTTGGGTAATGCAGAGGGTCACATATTGCAACATAACGGTCAACTGAAATCAGTACCATGTTTCCAACTGAGGCAGAAGTAAGGACAAAGGACAAAGAATTATACAAAAAACATGCAGTGTCACCAAGAAACCAACAGGCAACATTCCGAATTATTTCTGCTGGCATCAAGATGAGGCTTGTAAGAAAGTCTGAAACAGCCAGAGAAAGGAGGAGGATGTTGGTGGGGGAGTGGAGCTGCCTGCAAGGAGACACAAAGCATCATCATGCCAAAAGATTCTAAAACAACTTTCTTACAACATATTGTTAAACAATTGGAGAACCATCATGTGTGCTAATGCTTTTAAGTGCCCATGACTacgacgtttaaaaaaaaaaagttacccaAAGAGTCAACAATGAACATTTAATTATGTTAGATAAGGTACAAACTTAAATCTACAGCCAATGTACCAAACAAGAGAGTGAGTCTATCTGTGCCTGAAGTGGGAGACAGTGATGATGACCAGCAGGTTAAGAGCCACAGTAAGAAAAGAGACGAAGAACAGCACCATCTGAACAAGCACAGCTTCAACTGACAAAGAAACAGGTTTTATGCAAGACATGTTTAGGAACTGGGGAAAGCAAAAGTCTGCACCGTCTTGTAACTCCAtgttttgtgaaataaaatctGCTTCAGCTGTCTCTTAAAATATAAACCATGTTTATGTCTGACATCTATTACCTCTTTGGCCCCTCCCAttcacttttttcccccttgtgGTGATTTTATTCTGCTCATACCCTTGCTGGGTTTTCTTGTacaattttttgctttttgtttttgggggagatcaaatttttttttctgacatgtgTCATTCAAAACAGGTGGGGGCCAAGGATCACATGGCTGCCTTGCCTGTTTTCCAAAATACCTTGCTCTGGCATGTTGTATTTGACCCAACACACCGGAAACTAGTGCTAAACCGTGATTAGGGGAAGGATGTCCAGAAAAACctgcccttgaggcctggagtgaCCTACGCATGATTTAAAGAATATATACTACAGATGTGGGACAATAAAGCATTTGTCAGTTTCTGATCATGCAAGTTGTCCCAAATACAAAGATGAGGCtacaatttttattatttaaaaaccttCCAACTAggagagacagaatgtaaaaaaggaataaaggaATTCAGGAAATCCCAGGGtatgattttcaaagaatttatttgcagtTGCCAAACAACACTACAACTGCAGAAATGAATTTGTTGGATGGCTATGAATACTGAAATGGTCTCCAAACTTTAGGACATGCACAAAAGGAGCTGCTGCAATGGCAGGATGGCTGTCCTGTCCgggtcccctgccttcgcccacaagtggccgggataggctccggcagccccgtgaccccgaaagggacaaacggttaagaaaatgaatgaaaaaatgagtgaatgaaggaatgaatgCTGGTGAGTCAAAAAAGCCACTGGAATGGAACAGTACATTGAAAGATATTATCAAGGTTATCAAACACATTATAACCCCTTAAGTTCCACCTGTTTTAGCAGTTTTGTGAGCAAATGGCCATCCGGTACAGATGATTTATCTTATAAAGTGTGTTCCAAATTAATATGCAAATTGTATTCAATTCTCAAAAAGATGAGATTCTTCGTTTTTCAGATAAACTCATGTTGTTTCAAATAAACACCTGTGATAATGAGTTGGCCAGGTgatttcaattaaaagaaaaatactagAGGGCGTTCCACATTATTAAGCAGACCACCATTTTCAAGtataatgggaaaaaaaaatattttcggTTACACTTTATATTAacattccttaacaagctttgttaacacatcaacaagcattattattaggatgttttcaagatgctaatgataaaTGTATAGGTAATATAGAGGCCTAACAAATTTGTCAATGTTAATAAGCtttataagatttattaacaacctttgttaacaaattaagaagtattattaatgtttggggttctagtaagacattATTTAGCATTATAGGActctcacacaagcctaagtgttaataagcttaataggttttattaactaacttaacaaattaataggctttattaatgtgtaagatgctagtaagatatttattagaaTTATAGATCttttgcaaatacctgaaagtgttaataagattcattTACATTCAATATGCAGTGTTACCAAAATagttctgctgctgaaaagcatGAAATAGTTGAATGCCTTATACAAGGTATGAAAACCTTTGCTATTTCATGGAAACTTAAGTGTGATCATCGCACTATGATTTGTGGCTGATTCAGAGCACACACAGGTTGGTGCAGATAAATGAAGAATGAGGAAGGTTTCTGCCTGACAAATACATCACATTAAGAGAGCAACTGGTATAATACCATTACAGAGCAGCAAGCACatatttgaagctgctggtgtctctggagtcccactaacatcaaggtgtaggatcctctagagcaggggtctgcaaTCTTTGCCACTCAAAgggccatttggatcagtttcccacagaaatgaaaacacagttAGCTGCAACACTGTTGGAATAATTGTACataagttatctcatatttaCTCTGAACTTTTGAACGTGTGATCAT contains:
- the LOC101170133 gene encoding trace amine-associated receptor 13c-like, which produces MELQDGADFCFPQFLNMSCIKPVSLSVEAVLVQMVLFFVSFLTVALNLLVIITVSHFRQLHSPTNILLLSLAVSDFLTSLILMPAEIIRNVACWFLGDTACFLYNSLSFVLTSASVGNMVLISVDRYVAICDPLHYPTKITEKRVKLGVCLCWLCSIFYGTFIVKEDLASQGRPNSCYGECVITVDYIEGTIDLVVSFIVPVFVIVVLYMRVFVVAVSHARAMRSHVTAVTLQPPTTQTVRKSELKAARTLGVLIAVFLMCFCPYYCISLAADNLLNNSFASYSVFLFYLNSTFNPVVYALFYPWFRKAVKLIVTLQILQPDSSDANVS